One genomic region from Terriglobus aquaticus encodes:
- a CDS encoding putative bifunctional diguanylate cyclase/phosphodiesterase, with translation MKPLSHHLADVGDASRNGTLSSQHTADKIKMHIDTSSCTFTDDSMYRLLIQSVTDYAIYMLSLDGVVSNWNPGAERAKGYRSEEIVGRHFSVFYTEEDRKRGLPQHMIDCALRDGRVEGEGWRVRKDGTRLWAHVTLQSVHDSNGRTVGIAKITRDMTEKRERDRRALEQERNFRVLVQGVTDYAIYMLSPEGIVSNWNAGAQRAKGYLAEEIVGQHFSRFYRPEDQRRGLPQRALATALELGKFEGEGWRVRKDGTKFWAHVVIDAIRDESGALIGFAKITRDVTEKKRIEDQVSHLAHHDPLTTLLNRNSFRNVAERALNRGKHCALLYLDLDRFKPVNDSMGHLVGDKVLKIVAERILAELNGAGAAGRLGGDEFAILLTDVAGIAAANAVSERLIRRISQPIEIDERTVSVGVSIGIAQTDAEGCATEMLLRNADLALYSAKKEKPGSFRWYESGMESELVQRRELESDLRQALLRNEFALHYQPVVDTTSNRLTGYEALLRWNHPTRGSVSPADFIPFAEQHGLMIEIGDWVLRTACEEASRWADELTVSVNLSPTQFCWPNLVPRITGLLESSGLPANRLELEITETAMMNDVANAKSVLEDLRALGILVAMDDFGTGYSSLSFLRTLPFTRIKIDRSFVQDLGRTKESLAIVRAVTGLCSSLGVATTAEGVETEEQRRILKREGCQQLQGYLLGRPALLPPAKDAARVMPMELESSMQLELVH, from the coding sequence ATGAAGCCGCTGAGCCACCACCTAGCCGACGTCGGAGATGCGTCCCGCAATGGGACACTCAGCTCGCAGCACACAGCCGATAAGATCAAAATGCACATAGATACGAGTAGCTGCACCTTTACCGATGACTCGATGTACCGGCTGCTGATTCAGAGCGTGACGGATTACGCCATCTACATGCTCAGCCTGGATGGTGTGGTCAGCAACTGGAATCCCGGGGCGGAGCGGGCCAAAGGGTACCGCAGCGAGGAGATCGTTGGCCGACACTTCTCTGTGTTCTACACCGAGGAAGACCGGAAGCGCGGCTTGCCGCAGCACATGATCGACTGTGCGCTACGCGATGGCAGGGTCGAGGGTGAGGGCTGGCGGGTCCGCAAAGACGGAACCAGGCTTTGGGCTCATGTGACCTTGCAATCCGTGCATGACAGCAACGGTCGAACCGTTGGCATCGCTAAGATCACTCGCGACATGACGGAGAAGCGCGAGCGGGATCGGCGAGCGCTGGAGCAGGAGCGCAATTTTCGCGTCCTGGTGCAGGGCGTAACCGATTACGCGATCTATATGCTTTCGCCGGAAGGCATTGTTTCTAACTGGAACGCCGGGGCGCAACGAGCGAAGGGATATCTGGCCGAAGAGATCGTGGGCCAGCACTTTTCGCGCTTCTATCGGCCGGAAGATCAGCGGCGAGGCCTGCCGCAGCGCGCCTTGGCCACGGCCTTGGAGCTCGGTAAGTTCGAGGGAGAAGGCTGGCGCGTTCGCAAAGACGGAACCAAGTTCTGGGCGCATGTGGTGATCGACGCCATTCGCGACGAGTCCGGCGCCCTGATCGGATTCGCCAAGATCACGCGCGATGTGACAGAAAAGAAGCGCATCGAGGACCAGGTGTCTCACCTGGCGCACCATGATCCGCTGACGACGCTGTTGAATCGGAATTCGTTCCGCAACGTGGCGGAACGCGCGCTGAATCGCGGCAAGCATTGCGCTCTGTTGTACCTGGACCTGGACCGCTTCAAGCCGGTCAACGACAGCATGGGTCATCTGGTGGGTGACAAGGTACTCAAGATTGTCGCGGAGCGAATCCTGGCGGAGCTGAATGGGGCTGGCGCAGCGGGAAGACTGGGCGGCGATGAGTTCGCCATTTTGCTGACCGACGTTGCGGGAATCGCAGCCGCCAACGCCGTGAGCGAACGCCTGATTCGACGTATCTCGCAGCCGATCGAGATCGACGAAAGGACAGTTTCGGTCGGGGTCAGCATCGGGATCGCTCAGACCGATGCGGAAGGTTGCGCGACGGAGATGCTGCTGAGGAACGCCGACCTGGCACTGTACTCTGCCAAGAAAGAAAAGCCCGGCAGCTTCCGCTGGTATGAATCGGGCATGGAGTCAGAGCTGGTGCAGCGGCGTGAACTGGAGAGCGACCTGCGCCAAGCCTTGCTGCGAAACGAATTCGCGCTGCACTACCAGCCGGTGGTGGACACCACCAGCAATCGGCTAACCGGCTACGAGGCCCTGTTGCGGTGGAACCACCCTACGCGCGGCAGCGTTTCGCCGGCCGACTTCATACCGTTTGCTGAGCAGCACGGCCTCATGATCGAAATCGGTGATTGGGTGCTGCGGACTGCGTGCGAAGAGGCTTCGCGCTGGGCAGATGAGCTGACGGTGTCGGTCAACCTGTCGCCCACGCAGTTTTGCTGGCCAAACCTCGTGCCGCGCATCACAGGCTTACTGGAGTCGTCAGGTCTGCCGGCAAACCGGCTGGAGTTGGAGATCACGGAAACGGCGATGATGAACGACGTTGCCAATGCGAAAAGTGTCCTGGAAGACCTGCGCGCCCTTGGGATTTTGGTCGCGATGGACGATTTCGGCACGGGCTACTCGTCTCTGAGTTTTCTGCGCACGCTTCCGTTTACTCGCATCAAGATTGACCGTAGCTTTGTGCAGGACCTGGGACGGACGAAGGAGTCCCTTGCGATCGTGCGTGCCGTGACCGGGCTTTGCAGCAGTCTTGGCGTGGCGACTACGGCCGAGGGAGTGGAGACGGAGGAGCAGCGCCGCATCCTGAAGCGCGAAGGCTGTCAGCAGTTGCAGGGCTACCTGCTGGGGCGGCCCGCGCTACTGCCTCCTGCCAAGGACGCAGCCCGCGTGATGCCAATGGAACTCGAGTCGAGCATGCAGTTGGAACTAGTGCATTAG